The genomic region ACAGGGAGGCCAAGCTGCAGCTTGTGGCCAGGCCTCTGCGACTACAGAGGGACTACAGAGGGAGGCCCAGGACAGgggcttcccctgcccctccccctctgccctggaACATCTCACAAAGCCGGCTCTGGACCACAGTTTCGAAACAGAACAAGTGACTGTTTCAAGCCAGAGTTGCCACGGCAACCCTCAGCCTCGACACCGCCTCCCTTGGAGCTGCAGATGGCCGCCACCTCCGGAGAAGCCGAGGACTCtggggcccctgccctgcccaccccccctcagCCGTCCCCTGGGTCCTCTGGCCCTCTCGCGGCTACGACAGGTGCCACAGAGAGGCACAGGATGCTGGGAGCCCGCGGCCCTGTCCTTTGAGGGCTACGCAGTGCCCGGAGTGCCACGGGAGGGGACCTTGGCCAGCAGGTGCACTGTAGGCCCTCGGCGCTCCCACGAGTGCCGGAGGATGAGAAGGGCTTACCGTgcctccgtctgcccctcccccaccagaccTGGGACTCCGGGAGAAGTGAGCTGAGAAAGCGAAACCCAGGCTAGCGGGGGCAGACCGGGTGCTCTGAGGGACGTGCCAGGCAGCCTCGCCCACCGCTGATGTGCCAGCGGTCCCACCGGCCTTACCGTTAGCTGAGCCGAGTGTAGGAGGATCTGGGAGCTGCTGGGGCTTTCCACGGGGCACCGCGCAGTGCTGGGGCTCCCAGCCATACCCTCCGCCGTCTCGGGGGTCTGCTCCCCGGCCAGGGCCCCGGGGCAGGTGCTGGGCTGGCCAGGGGGTTTCCTTGGGGTCTGCTTTCCAGTTTCTCTTCCCCATAGGACCTGTAGCTCTGGGTCTGTGTGTGAGGGTCAGCATCTGGTGCTGCTGTGGGAAGACCCCGGCTGCCAGCACACGGatggtgggaagagggagagccGGAGGCTGGCGGCTGCATAGCCAGGCCTCCTGACTGGAGCCGAAGTTTGTAGCTCTGGGAGTACGTGCCACCTTGGTGGGGCACCCAGGGCTGGGACGGCCCGGGGAAGAGGCTGGGGCACTGAGGGCAGCCCGGCCACTGGCCCGGGGTTGGTCGGATGCTCGTGTGGAGGCTGGGCCGGCACAGTCCGGGCTCCTCTTCGGGGGgcccgcccccaccctccacgGATGGCCCTGCGCCGGCAGGACAGTGAGTCCGGTGAGGGCCTCCCTGGGCCGGGAGCCCCTGTCCTcatgccaggctctgagcagaaCCCCCGTCCTGCCCCAGCTGCTCAGGCAGCCCCTCCTCTGGCCTGAGAGCACAGCGGGCTTCCTTCTTCCTGCAGTAGCTTCCCTTCCCAGGGCCGCAGCGGCAAGGATTTCTCCCACAAACAGCCCGGCCCCTCGGCCTTGCGGCTTCCTGGATGCCACCAGCCTCAgctgcctccctcctctgtcaTTCCCTCCATGGGTCCCGCCAGGACCCTGGTGGCATCAGACCCACCGCTCTATGTCTCTTGGCAGCAAACACCTGGGGTCCTCTCCGTGGGGTTCCCAGATGAGCCGAGGGCTGTTGGAGCCACCCCCTCGGAGGAGGGCCCAGCGGTCCCTGGGGTGCCCCGGTCTGGTGTGGACTCtggccagatttagcaaataaaaatacggGACATCCAGTTAGGTTTACGCTTCAGATAAAAAATGAACACCTTTTTGACATGAGCGTGCCCCATCCGATATCGGGGACCTGGTCTTCGGTATCCAGGCCCCCCTGGGGCCTCTCAGATCCCAGGTCAGCAAAGCAGACGCGTGGAGCCGGGAGGCTGCCCAGACCCCGGCAGTGTCTGTGAGCGCCACCTGGAGCGCGAGCCCTCGGACCGCTGACCCGGTGGCAGTGGGGGTCCAGCACCTGCCGCCCCCTGGATGTTCAGCGTGGCGCGGTTCCCACTCACCCCTGCGCCGCTCTGGGCGAGTAACCCTGTACCCGTTCTTTCTCCAGTTGGCCGGAGGCGTGATCCTGGGTGTGGCCCTGTGGCTCCGCCATGACCCACAGACCACCAACCTTCTCTACCTGGAGCTGGGAGACAGGCCTGCGCCCAACACCTTCTACGTAGGTGAGTGCACTCAGTCCAGGTCcggggcctggctggctccggGCTGGGGGACCAGGAAGGACCCATCTAGGCCTCGGATCAGGACTGCTGCAGACAGACAGTCAGGACGGGCTtccgggaggaggaggaggcaaggCCTGGGCCGACTTAGTGGGGCTTGCTCTGTGCTAGGCTGCTAGGCAGGTGGAGGCCAGCCAGGAAGGGCTTTTTGGGCAAGAGAGTGAGCTGGAGACAGAAAGTGGGTGGGGTCACCTCAGCCTGGGGACCTTCGGGGCCTGGGGTCAGAGGTGGTCAATGCCTGGGTGCTTGGGACAGGAGCCAGGCTCCCGGACAAAGCTGGAACTTCAAGGGGGGGGTGGGTTGTTGGGATCCCACCAGATCACCGCCGGGGACCAAATCGGGgcaggaggcagctgggtgggggccggggagcTGTGTCTCCTGGAGGGTATTTCAGGGGAGGCTccctgggaaggggtggggccgGATGCCTGGGCAGCGGGACTGGCAGctggagcccagaggagggggcggggggaggaagactggggccccggggtggggcaggggccagTGTGACTCAGGCCGCCCCCCCTCCAGCCACACCTTGCTGCCTTATTAGGCTTCGGCACCAGCTGTGCCCCTTCGGGGTGTCTGTCCCTGAGGGATTGGgccctgcccccgcccacccTGTCCTGCAGAGTTGCACTCCTTAGGTTGGTCCCCAGCCAGTGGGAGGCGGGGCCTGGCCCTCGTGTTTGTGGAGATGTTTCTGTCCTTTAAAGGAACAGCCTGGCCTGGCCCTGGCAGCTGggcaggaagtgtgtgtgtgccctAGGGTTTGGGGCTCCGTGTAGGGGTCAGCGGCCACCCCTCTGGCCTGGTGTCCTGGGTGCCGCCTGGAAAGGGTCTGGGCCCCTCCCACGCGCTTGGGATACATGCTTGGTTGCTGAAGCAGGGATGGCCCAGGGCACCCCGGGCCACAAAGAGGATCCTCTCTGAGCTGCAAGGTTGAGAGGTGGGGTCCAGGAGCACCAATAGGGTGGCCCCTTTTTGCTCCCTGGAGATGGGAGCTTGTGACTCTGGCAGTGGTTTCCTGGGGCTGGCAGTCCctggggcgtgggggaggggtccTCCATCTCCACATTCCCAGGCTCCCCCGGGGCTGTGCAGCCCCTCCCAGGTTTGAGTCTCCGATGGACAGGGTGCCTCTGCCTACCTGCTCCGAGGGTGCACACGAGGACTGTGACCCAGGGTCTGCCACAGGTGGTCCAGGCGCCCTCAGAAACAAAGCTGTCGGCTTGGCCCACGAGTCCAAGGGCAAGGAAGTATCCTCCAGACCCACGAGAGCCTTTTCTCTCCTGCGCGGCTCCTCTcgggcctctccctcccctcccccagaggtcTGAGCCGGCAACAGCTGGGCGTGGTCTGGGGTGCTGGGGGTGTGGTGGGTGTGGGCAAGTGGCTCCGGAAGGGATCCCCCTCCTGAAGGAAGCCTCAGGGCACTCCTGCTCTCCCAAAGCCTCCCCCTCACTCCAggccagggctgggcaggggagggttCAGGGAGccgggggggcagggaggggagggtctgCTGCAGCTCCAGGCCTCCTGCTCTGCAGGGCTGTGCCTGGGCTCCAGTGGGGAAGCGGTCCCACGGGAGAAGCTCGTAGACGGTCAAGTGGCCGTTTTCCCACCAGCCTGCTCCTCATAGGGGCGCCACATCGGGCTGTCACCGGGGCCTGACCCTGGCTTGCAGAGAGGCCTCCAGCTTGGTGCTCCTGGCTCTGGGGGTGCCTGTCCTCGGAGGTAGCTCCAGCCCAGGGACCTGGGTTCCTGCGGTGCcccccttctgccctcccccactccatgGGCTGCCAGTCCCTGCCCATCAAGCCCATCAAGGACCAGCCTTCTGGAGCCTCCCACTGGCCCTGGTGTGGGCTGGGCCTGCCAGGGAGGCGGGGAAGCAGATGTGTCCCTGACAAGGGCTCTTTGTCCGATGTCGGCAAAGGGGGAGGTCAGCTGGGTTCGCTCAGCACCTTGGGCAGAGCCGCAGGGCCTGGTGGGTCCCTGACCTCACCTGCCAGAACCCGGCCCACAGGCTCCAGAGGAGGTGGGGCCTGGATGGGACCAGGGGTCAGGCGCCTGCTGCCTGCCGTTTGCCGAACCTCACACAGTGACCCGGGAATGGGAACTTGTGGGTCTTACGTGGCCTTGAGGATGGGGGTATTAGggcctgaggggagggagacccagTTTGAGGGTGCTTCCCCCCTTGAGCCGGGAGCCCCCTAGGGCGGCCGTAGCAGGAGGCTTCTCTTCAGCCAGGTCCACGGAGTGCTGCCCAGAGGCTTTGGCTTTTCTGAGCCCAGTGGTTGAACCCCAGCTtccttctccccccgccccctggctGTCCAGACAGTGGAGCCCTGGGGGTCTTGGCTCTGCGGACCGGGGCCTGGGCTGCCCACAGTGTTGGCCCTGGTGGCCGGGGGACAGGCCCAGGCTTGCGAGGCGGCTATGGCTGGCACTCCCTGAGGGGCTCAGGGCCCTGTCTGGGTGGGTCACGGGCACCAAGAAGGGCAGCATGGCCAGGCCCGAGGCATTCCCAACTCTGTGGtggcccctcctgcctccccaggaGCATGTGCCCAGACTGGTGGGCACCCCGGGCAGAACTGTCCCTGCCACCACATGCCATCCTCAGTGGGGCGGGGCACCGCGGCCGCCAGGCCACCTTGTCCAGCAGGCTGAGAGGCTGAGCCGAGCCCACCCCTCGAGCCCAAGGAGCCACACAGAGCCACGGGATCTGACCTCTGCCCAGGAGCGGTGGGCATGCCCTGCTGCTGGCAGAAGGGCCCCTGCAGCTGCCTCCCTCTTCCGACCCCTCAGGGCCCTGTGCACCGAGAGGGGTGGTGCTCTGTGCCCCGCCTCCCTGAGTCCCAGAAGCTTAGGAGGAGCCAGAGTGGGTGCAGGTTGTACGAGGGCCTCCCATCCTGGGGCCCGTGGGTACAGATCTGATGGCCGAGCTCTCTGTGCACTGAGCACATGCCGGGCAGTGCCGGCCTGGGCCTCACCGGCCTTGCTCCCAGGTTGTGGACGAGGAGGCCCGTGCAGGAGAGGCGCCCTCGTGGCTGGCCGGGCTGCAgggccctctctgctcctccctggggcACTGGGAGTCCTTTGTCTTCCGGCAGGGGGGCCCGAGTCCTGGGCAGGGGCCGTGCGCACATGGCTGGGGAGGTCCGGGGCGGCAGGCTCTCGGGAAGCGGTGGCCTACGGGACGTGGCGCACTGAGGGCATCTGTTGCTCCCCCACAAAGGCATCTACATCCTCATTGCCGTGGGCGCCGTGATGATGTTCGTCGGGTTTCTGGGCTGCTACGGGGCCATCCAGGAGTCCCAGTGCCTGCTGGGGACGGTAAGGTCCCGGGCGGGGCGAGGGGTGGGGCACGGCTCCGGCTCCGCTGGAGGCAGCACGCGTTCACCTCTGGCGGGACCCCCTTGCCCTCTTGGAGGTGGGCTCTCTCTGTGGCCTGGGGACCTCTCCCTGTGGTTGCCTTGCTTGGTCCTGAAACCCCTCCATGCTCGGTTGCCGTCCCGCCTGGTCCCTAACTCACGGTTCCAcagttgcttttcttatttttaaagaaaagtcacAGAAACGATAGGGAGCGAGGCCCGGACCCACGGCCGGCCTTGGTGGGGAAGCTAAGGCCAGCCAATCCGGGAGGCGCGGGTAGCGGGCGCCGTATCATCACCCCCTTCCCGTGGGGAGAGGGAGCAGCGGGGTGCGCAGGGGACACGGGGCCCGCGGCTATGCCAGCCCCTCCAGCTGCCCCGCCACGCAGAGCCCACCCCGCGGGGATGGCGATAGGGTCGGCACACGCGGCCGGGTGCCACCGAACACCCCACGCACACCTGTGCGTCACTTGGGTGCCTGTCGTCTGCGGACGGTGAGCCCCAAGCTGCCCCGTGCCTGCTCTAATCCCCCGTTTCTCTGCCCTCCTCGGGTCCTGCACTCCGTCCTCAGTTCTTCACCTGCCTCGTCATCCTCTTTGCCTGTGAGGTAGCTGCTGGCATCTGGGGTTTTGTCAACAAAGACCAGGTGAGCCTAGGGCCGGGAGGGTGGGGCCCGTGCAGCCtggacaggagggaggagggcccTGCCGCTCAGCCCGATGGGCCTGACCTCGGATGGCAGGTGCTGTTGGGGCGCCCCCTGATGAAAGGCCACAgagggctttctggaggaggtggcatgGGGGCCAAGTAGAAGGCAGGTCCCCCTGTCTCCCAGCAcccagggcggggtgggggaggcatcCAGATCTGTCCTGGAAGCAATATCTTCCCAGAAGAGCCAGGTGAATGCTTGCCGCCCCGCACCACTGCGGGGGTTGGTCCCTGCCGTGGGTGTGACctcacccctcccacacacccctcccctaGATCGCCAAGGACGTGAAGCAGTTCTACGACCAGGCTTTGCAGCAGGCCGTGGTAGACGACGACGCCAA from Panthera uncia isolate 11264 chromosome D1, Puncia_PCG_1.0, whole genome shotgun sequence harbors:
- the CD81 gene encoding CD81 antigen isoform X2 — translated: MGVEGCTKCIKYLLFVFNFVFWLAGGVILGVALWLRHDPQTTNLLYLELGDRPAPNTFYVGIYILIAVGAVMMFVGFLGCYGAIQESQCLLGTFFTCLVILFACEVAAGIWGFVNKDQIAKDVKQFYDQALQQAVVDDDANNAKAVVKTFHETLNCCGSSTLSALTTSILKNNLCPSGSTVISNFFKEDCHQKIDDLFSGKLYLIGIAAIVVAVIMIFEMILSMVLCCGIRNSSVY